A window from Setaria italica strain Yugu1 chromosome VIII, Setaria_italica_v2.0, whole genome shotgun sequence encodes these proteins:
- the LOC101769039 gene encoding protein Rf1, mitochondrial, translating into MYSRARLSSIFRTTASSASPPRAPHLALAAATERVRSGTFGPEDARHLLDELRRRGTPVPERALNGFLAALARAPPSTACRDGPALAVTFFNAMSRAAGRRVLALTFCTYGILMDCCTRARRPDLAPAFFGQLLRTGLGVDVITFSNLLKGLCEAKRTDDALDVLLHRMPELGCVPNVVSYSILLKSFCDNRDSRRALELLRRMAEKGSGCSPNVVSYSTVIDGFFKEGEVDKGCNLMNEMMQQGISPDLVTYNSSIDALCKARAMDKAEAVLRQMVRKGVRPDNWSYNNLIFAYSARGEWNEAVRIFKEMTRRGLLPDIATWNSLMASLCKHGKIKEARDVFDSIATKGQEPDTVSYLILLDGYATEGCFVDMTDLFNLMLGDGVAPDVRIFNVLIKGYAKCGMLDRAMIIFSEMRHQGAKPDAVTYLTVIAAHCRMAKMDDAMEIFNEMIDQGVAPSIATYQCLIQGFCTHGGLLKAKELVFEMMSKGMRPDIVHLNSIINSLCKEGRVVDAQDIFDLLVSIGLHPDVFAYSSLVDGYCLVGKMEKALRVFDAMVSAGIEPDVAVYGTLVNGYCKIGRIDDGLSVFREMVHKGIKPSTIAYNIVLDGLFQAGRTVSAKERFHEMIESGISVGTDTYNTVLHGLCKNNSFDEAIGLFKKLQAMNVKIDIITINIMIAVMFKTRRAEGAKYLFASIPASGLVPSVETYDLMMTNLIKEGLPEEADDVFSSMENAGFDPNSRLLNHVVRALLEKHEIVRAGTYLSKIDERNFSLEDSTTMLLVDLFTSRGTCQEQIKYLPEKYHFLAGAGSS; encoded by the coding sequence ATGTACTCCCGTGCCCGCCTCTCCTCCATCTTCCGCACCACAGCGTCCTCAGCGTCACCACCGCGCGCTCCCCACCtcgccctggccgccgccacggAGCGCGTGCGGTCCGGGACGTTCGGCCCGGAGGACGCACGCCACCTGCTCGACGAATTGCGGCGGCGAGGCACCCCCGTTCCCGAGCGCGCGCTGAACGGattcctcgccgcgctcgcgcgGGCACCGCCCTCCACCGCCTGCCGCGACGGGCCTGCGCTCGCCGTCACTTTTTTCAACGCCATGTCACGAGCTGCCGGCCGAAGGGTGCTGGCTCTCACGTTCTGCACCTACGGCATCCTCATGGACTGCTGCACCCGTGCGCGCCGCCCGGATCTAGCGCCGGCCTTCTTCGGCCAGCTCCTCAGGACAGGGTTGGGCGTCGATGTCATCACATTCAGCAACCTCCTCAAGGGCCTCTGTGAAGCAAAGCGGACTGACGACGCTTTGGACGTGCTGCTCCACAGGATGCCCGAGTTGGGCTGTGTGCCCAATGTTGTCTCCTACAGCATACTTCTGAAGAGCTTCTGCGACAACAGAGACAGTCGGAGGGCACTTGAATTGCTCCGGAGGATGGCTGAGAAGGGATCTGGCTGCTCACCCAACGTGGTCTCATACAGCACGGTCATTGATGGCTTCTTTAAGGAGGGTGAAGTTGATAAAGGATGCAATCTTATGAATGAAATGATGCAGCAGGGGATTTCACCCGATTTAGTTACTTATAACTCCAGTATTGATGCACTGTGCAAGGCAAGAGCAATGGACAAGGCAGAGGCAGTCCTCCGACAAATGGTTCGTAAAGGTGTTCGTCCGGATAACTGGTCATATAATAACTTGATCTTTGCATATTCCGCTAGGGGTGAGTGGAATGAGGCGGTCAGGATATTCAAAGAGATGACTAGGCGGGGTCTCCTACCAGATATTGCTACGTGGAACTCGTTAATGGCTTCCCTTTGCAAGCATGGAAAAATTAAGGAAGCTAGAGATGTTTTTGACTCGATCGCAACGAAGGGCCAGGAGCCTGATACTGTCTCATACCTAATTCTGCTTGATGGGTACGCTACTGAAGGATGCTTTGTTGATATGACAGACCTCTTCAATTTGATGCTAGGAGACGGTGTTGCACCTGACGTCCGTATTTTCAATGTACTGATCAAGGGATATGCTAAATGTGGAATGCTGGATCGGGCTATGATTATCTTCAGTGAAATGAGGCATCAAGGAGCAAAACCTGATGCGGTAACCTATTTGACAGTCATAGCTGCACATTGCAGGATGGCTAAAATGGATGATGCTATGGAAATATTTAATGAAATGATTGATCAAGGAGTAGCACCCAGTATAGCTACTTACCAGTGCCTGATTCAGGGTTTTTGTACTCATGGTGGTTTGCTGAAAGCTAAGGAATTGGTTTTTGAAATGATGAGTAAAGGCATGCGTCCTGACATTGTGCACTTAAATTCAATAATAAACAGCCTTTGCAAAGAGGGAAGGGTAGTGGACGCACAGGATATATTTGACTTACTTGTAAGTATCGGTCTGCATCCTGATGTTTTTGCGTATAGTTCGCTGGTGGATGGATACTGCCTAGTTGGCAAGATGGAGAAAGCATTGAGAGTATTTGATGCTATGGTGTCAGCTGGCATTGAACCTGATGTTGCAGTGTATGGCACACTTGTTAATGGCTATTGTAAAATTGGAAGGATTGATGATGGGTTGAGTGTTTTCAGAGAAATGGTGCATAAGGGAATTAAGCCCTCAACTATTGCGTACAACATTGTACTGGATGGGTTATTCCAGGCTGGGAGAACAGTTTCTGCGAAGGAAAGATTCCATGAAATGATTGAGAGCGGGATCTCAGTGGGCACTGACACATACAACACCGTTCTTCATGGACTTTGCAAAAACAATTCCTTTGATGAAGCAATTGGGCTTTTCAAGAAATTACAAGCGATGAACGTAAAGATTGATATTATAACTATTAATATTATGATTGCTGTAATGTTCAAAACTAGGAGAGCTGAAGGAGCTAAATATCTGTTTGCTTCCATCCCTGCAAGTGGGCTTGTGCCTTCTGTTGAGACTTATGATTTAATGATGACAAATCTTATTAAAGAAGGGTTaccggaagaggcagatgatgTCTTTTCATCCATGGAGAATGCTGGCTTTGATCCCAACTCTCGACTGCTGAATCATGTGGTCAGGGCGTTGCTAGAGAAACATGAAATAGTCAGGGCTGGAACTTATCTTTCTAAAATTGATGAGAGAAACTTCTCTCTTGAAGATTCAACAACAATGTTGTTGGTCGATCTCTTCACAAGCAGAGGGACATGTCAGGAACAGATAAAATATCTCCCAGAAAAGTATCATTTTCTTGCTGGAGCTGGCTCCAGTTGA
- the LOC101769979 gene encoding ADP-ribosylation factor-like protein 5 — protein sequence MGAWMSRVWFLMFPAREYKLVVVGLDNAGKTTTLYKLHLGEAVTAAPTIGSNVEEVVFKNLRFEVWDLGGQESLRTSWATYYRGTHAVIVVIDSTDRARINIIKDELFRLLQHADLEGAVVLVFANKQDLKDAMSPAEITDALSLHSIKNHDWHIQASCAITGEGLYDGLGWIAQKVAGKATAS from the exons ATGGGCGCGTGGATGTCGCGCGTGTGGTTCCTGATGTTCCCGGCGCGGGAGTACAAGCTCGTCGTGGTGGGGCTCGACAACGCCGGCAAGACCACCACGCTCTACAAGCTCCACCTCGGCGAGGCCGTCACCGCCGCGCCCACCATCGGCAGCAACGTCGAGGAGGTCGTCTTCAAGAACCTGCGCTTCGAG GTGTGGGATCTGGGTGGACAAGAGAGCCTACGAACTTCATGGGCAACATACTACCGAGGAACTCACGCTGTCATCGTAGTAATTGACAGCACCGACCGCGCTCGGATCAACATCATCAAGGATGAGCTCTTCCGGTTGCTCCAACACGCGGACCTGGAGGGTGCAGTGGTTCTCGTGTTTGCGAACAAGCAGGACCTCAAGGACGCCATGTCCCCCGCTGAGATCACTGACGCCCTCTCCCTCCACAGCATAAAGAACCACGACTGGCACATCCAGGCCTCGTGCGCCATCACCGGTGAGGGCCTCTATGATGGCCTGGGTTGGATCGCCCAGAAAGTTGCCGGCAAGGCGACTGCAAGCTGA
- the LOC101770805 gene encoding beta-carotene isomerase D27, chloroplastic isoform X2, with protein sequence MEVAATSSLLLGAHHAHGVLLLPASPAETMKRSYYTRRKPSRLPTVRAFMARPHHQNVAAPPPASSKMVTAVPPPPPVRETTAVTPTLPATTVYRDNWFDNLAIGYLSRSLQEASGMKNGKDGYEGLIEAALAISGLFRVEQQWQTVATALERAFPSYILTMIKVMMPPSRFSREYFAAFTTIFFPWLVGPCEVRESEVDGRKEKNVVYVPKCRFLESTNCVGMCTNLCKIPCEKFIQDSLGTAVYMSPSCHLGDRKD encoded by the exons ATGGAGGTCGCGGCCACTTCTTCCTTGCTTCTTGGAGCTCATCACGCTCATGGCGTCCTACTCCTaccggcgtcgccggcggagacGATGAAACGAAGCTACTACACGAGGAGGAAGCCTAGCCGCCTTCCCACCGTGAGGGCGTTCATGGCGAGGCCGCATCATCAGAacgtggcggcgccgccaccggccagTAGCAAGATGGTGACGGcggtgccgccaccgccaccggtgAGGGAGACCACGGCCGTGACGCCGACACTGCCGGCAACGACGGTGTACCGCGACAACTGGTTCGACAATCTGGCCATCGGCTACCTGTCCCGGAGCCTTCAAGAAGCTTCTG GGATGAAGAACGGAAAGGACGGCTACGAAGGCCTGATAGAGGCAGCCCTCGCCATCTCCGGGCTGTTCAGGGTTGAACAGCAGTGGCAGACTGTGGCCACCGCTCTCGAACGCGCGTTCCCCAGCTACATCCTCACAATG ATCAAGGTGATGATGCCACCTTCCAGATTTTCCCGGGAGTACTTCGCGGCCTTCACCACCATATTCTTCCCTTGGCTCGTCGGACCATGTGAG GTCAGGGAATCAGAAGTTGATGGAAGGAAAGAGAAGAATGTGGTCTACGTCCCCAAATGCAG ATTTCTGGAAAGCACCAACTGTGTTGGGATGTGCACGAATCTTTGCAAGATACCATGCGAGAAGTTCATCCAAGATTCACTTGGCACGGCTGTCTACATGTCTCCCA GCTGCCATCTGGGGGACAGAAAAGATTGA
- the LOC101770805 gene encoding beta-carotene isomerase D27, chloroplastic isoform X1, with protein sequence MEVAATSSLLLGAHHAHGVLLLPASPAETMKRSYYTRRKPSRLPTVRAFMARPHHQNVAAPPPASSKMVTAVPPPPPVRETTAVTPTLPATTVYRDNWFDNLAIGYLSRSLQEASGMKNGKDGYEGLIEAALAISGLFRVEQQWQTVATALERAFPSYILTMIKVMMPPSRFSREYFAAFTTIFFPWLVGPCEVRESEVDGRKEKNVVYVPKCRFLESTNCVGMCTNLCKIPCEKFIQDSLGTAVYMSPNFEDMSCEMIFGQQPPEDDPALKQPCFRTKCIAKQNRQVI encoded by the exons ATGGAGGTCGCGGCCACTTCTTCCTTGCTTCTTGGAGCTCATCACGCTCATGGCGTCCTACTCCTaccggcgtcgccggcggagacGATGAAACGAAGCTACTACACGAGGAGGAAGCCTAGCCGCCTTCCCACCGTGAGGGCGTTCATGGCGAGGCCGCATCATCAGAacgtggcggcgccgccaccggccagTAGCAAGATGGTGACGGcggtgccgccaccgccaccggtgAGGGAGACCACGGCCGTGACGCCGACACTGCCGGCAACGACGGTGTACCGCGACAACTGGTTCGACAATCTGGCCATCGGCTACCTGTCCCGGAGCCTTCAAGAAGCTTCTG GGATGAAGAACGGAAAGGACGGCTACGAAGGCCTGATAGAGGCAGCCCTCGCCATCTCCGGGCTGTTCAGGGTTGAACAGCAGTGGCAGACTGTGGCCACCGCTCTCGAACGCGCGTTCCCCAGCTACATCCTCACAATG ATCAAGGTGATGATGCCACCTTCCAGATTTTCCCGGGAGTACTTCGCGGCCTTCACCACCATATTCTTCCCTTGGCTCGTCGGACCATGTGAG GTCAGGGAATCAGAAGTTGATGGAAGGAAAGAGAAGAATGTGGTCTACGTCCCCAAATGCAG ATTTCTGGAAAGCACCAACTGTGTTGGGATGTGCACGAATCTTTGCAAGATACCATGCGAGAAGTTCATCCAAGATTCACTTGGCACGGCTGTCTACATGTCTCCCA ATTTTGAGGACATGAGCTGTGAGATGATCTTTGGACAGCAACCTCCTGAAGATGATCCAGCACTGAAGCAGCCCTGCTTCCGGACAAAAT GTATCGCAAAGCAGAATCGTCAAGTGATTTGA
- the LOC101770388 gene encoding putative pentatricopeptide repeat-containing protein At3g01580, which translates to MRVATFRYQALKESLAAAITSSSSSPHAAAAGDPRLPHALAVVSGLATNGYLASLLVARYARLGDPDAARGVFDAAAAASAPCSSSAQPPPPKPLLYNAMLRAYLALGLPREAALLFRAMPSGCPPDRHTYHLAATACARAPDPGLGRRVGAAAAAAGLASDLLVATALVGMHADAGDMGAARRVFDGVPRPDAVAWNTLIGGYARAGRLGDAVEVFGRMRSVDGARPTEATLVSLVSGYAGFGSWRGGGMMHCVVVKSGFQCSLFVSNALLEMYAELGSLSEVVTVFRHMEVKDSVTWSSMIGGLVWNGKPGHAVKLFHWMVLNSEVLVTRSILLNVVMACAELGNWREGKWIEENYALCTGSAFKRDPFVLTALIYMYAKCGQLGSSESLLHGFAVVRSDVVAWNSLIKGCGELGQVEKAFEFAVEMQRMGIDPDAVTFLEILPMISLIPSLKKGMEAHAQIVKRGFQNERTIANSLISMYGRCGSLRLSVGAFTGIMDKDAISWTSMMQVYAWNGLAADVVKLFELMKETEVQPNHYTFVAVLAACKNTGLVEEGMGLLKCMKEKYGLEPHIEHISCVVDMLCRTGRLTDAYHLIQNSHSEHAKNPVLWGTLLSGSRSWGNLVIGEVAARHLLSLDPENRANYKMLADIYVSLGRRDDADDVLRLLMSRELDLRPGCSWTEGG; encoded by the coding sequence ATGCGCGTCGCGACGTTCCGGTACCAGGCCCTCAAGGaatccctcgccgccgccatcacctcctcctcctcctccccccacgctgccgctgccggcgacCCCCGCCTCCCCCACGCGCTCGCCGTCGTCTCCGGCCTCGCCACCAACGGCTACCTCGCCTCCCTCCTCGTCGCCCGCTACGCCCGCCTCGGCGACCCCGATGCCGCGCGCGGGGtcttcgacgccgccgccgccgcctccgcgccctgctcctcctccgcgcagccgccgccgcccaagccgctCCTCTACAACGCCATGCTCCGGGCCTACCTCGCGCTGGGCCTCCCGCGCGAGGCCGCGCTGCTCTTCCGCGCCATGCCCTCCGGCTGCCCGCCCGACCGCCACACCTACCACCTCGCCGCCACGGCCTGCGCGCGCGCCCCGGACCCCGGGCTCGGCCGCCGAgtcggggccgccgccgctgccgccgggctCGCGTCCGACCTCCTCGTCGCGACGGCGCTGGTCGGGATGCACGCGGACGCCGGGGACATGGGCGCCGCGCGGAGGGTGTTCGACGGAGTGCCGCGCCCGGACGCCGTCGCGTGGAACACGCTGATCGGCGGGTACGCGCGCGCGGGGCGCCTGGGCGATGCCGTGGAGGTGTTTGGCAGGATGAGGTCCGTGGACGGAGCGCGGCCGACCGAGGCGACGCTCGTGAGCTTGGTTTCTGGTTACGCCGGTTTCGGTTCTTGGAGGGGCGGGGGCATGATGCACTGCGTTGTGGTTAAGTCTGGCTTCCAATGCAGCCTCTTCGTTTCCAATGCTCTCCTGGAGATGTATGCGGAGCTGGGCTCTTTGAGCGAGGTGGTGACAGTGTTTCGGCACATGGAGGTGAAGGATTCTGTAACTTGGAGTTCGATGATTGGTGGACTTGTTTGGAATGGGAAACCGGGTCATGCTGTTAAGCTTTTCCACTGGATGGTTTTGAATTCGGAGGTGTTGGTCACACGGTCTATCTTGCTTAACGTGGTTATGGCCTGCGCTGAGTTGGGGAACTGGAGGGAAGGAAAATGGATTGAAGAAAACTATGCACTGTGTACTGGCAGTGCATTCAAGAGAGATCCCTTTGTATTAACTGCGCTTATATATATGTACGCTAAATGCGGACAGTTAGGTTCCTCTGAGAGTCTTCTACATGGCTTTGCAGTGGTTAGAAGCGACGTGGTTGCATGGAATTCCCTGATCAAAGGCTGTGGAGAGCTTGGACAAGTGGAGAAGGCATTTGAGTTTGCAGTAGAAATGCAGAGGATGGGAATTGATCCGGATGCTGTTACATTCTTGGAGATCCTACCAATGATCTCGTTGATTCCATCACTGAAGAAGGGGATGGAAGCACATGCTCAGATTGTCAAAAGGGGTTTCCAGAATGAACGGACAATTGCTAATTCACTTATTTCCATGTATGGTCGATGCGGCAGTCTTCGTCTTTCAGTTGGTGCTTTTACTGGGATTATGGACAAGGATGCAATCTCTTGGACTTCTATGATGCAGGTATATGCATGGAATGGGCTTGCTGCAGATGTTGTTAAGCTTTTTGAGCTGATGAAGGAAACAGAAGTACAACCGAACCACTATACTTTTGTTGCGGTGTTGGCTGCCTGTAAAAACACGGGTCTTGTTGAAGAGGGAATGGGCTTGCTTAAGTGCATGAAAGAGAAGTATGGTCTAGAACCTCATATTGAGCATATTTCATGTGTTGTTGATATGCTCTGTCGTACTGGACGCTTGACTGATGCATATCACCTGATCCAGAATTCTCACTCTGAACACGCAAAAAACCCGGTATTGTGGGGAACATTACTAAGTGGTTCCCGTTCATGGGGGAATTTGGTGATTGGAGAAGTAGCAGCTAGGCATCTCCTGTCCTTGGATCCAGAAAACAGAGCTAACTATAAGATGCTGGCTGATATTTATGTTTCACTTGGGAGAAGGGACGATGCTGATGATGTCCTGAGACTGTTGATGTCAAGAGAACTGGACTTGAGACCAGGCTGTAGCTGGACTGAAGGTGGCTAA